In the Granulosicoccus antarcticus IMCC3135 genome, AAGATAACGCACTTTGGGTACAACACTCCGGCAGCAATGCAATTAGCCGAGGCTTGGCAGTGGCAGGGTGAAGCAGGGAATCGCTATGTCCTGTTAGCCGATGACAGGCTGCTGGATTGCTTTGATCCTAGCAAGGCAGTGCCGGTCGGTCGTGCCCATGGCCACGATTGGCGGCTGTATGCCGATACTGCGAGGAAGGATTCTTGTGCGACCCCAGAGCCGACGGTAGTCCGATACAACTATTGGCAGCCAGGCGCGCTTCGCTAAGAGCTGCGATAAACTGCCTGCTGACGACAGGCAGTAACATTATTGAGCTATTGAGCTATTGAGCTATTGAGCTATTGAGCTATTGAGCTATTGAGCTATTGAGCTATTGAGCTATTGAGCTATTGAGCTAAGGCAGAAAATACGTTGATTTTCTGCCGTGGAAAAGGCGGTGTCAGTCTTTGGTTTCGACGCGTCGATAATCGGCGTAGGACTTTTCTTCTACCAGTTCGTAGCCTTGCTCGATACTGATGGATCGCTTGAAAGCAGCTCGGTCATCATTGCGGACATAAACGGATCTGGCCAGCTCGATGAACTCCTGGTCAAATTCTGCCAGTGATTCCTTGATTCTGATTCTGTCCTCGATATCCCACAGGTCCGAGTTGACGGCTTTCAGGTTGCTACGCAGTTCGGCAATATTGGCCAGCAGTTCCTGGTCGAGTACGCTGACCTGATTCAGTTGTGCCAGCTCTGTTTTCACATTAGCGAGCTTGGCCGGATCAGAGATTCGTTCGGATTTGATCTCGAGAATGGTGATCTTGTCGATCAGCTCTCCGAGAGAGACGGGTATGAGAATCTGGCTCATCTGTATAAGTCGGTCAGTGTCAAATGAAGGGAGTGGGAAATATCAGTTTACTGATTTTCGCCGCCTGGCCACCCATGCGCATGAGCGAGGGCATCAATACGATCAATAACCGCTTCAAGACTGACAAGGTCCATGGCGCCGGGTTTTTCGACCTTGGTGCCCCAGGATACTTGCTCGGCCGTGCGATTCAGAAATTTCTGACAAGCTTCATTATACGCATCCACACACCATTGTCGACTGAGGTAGGGGCCACTGCGTTTCGGGTTGCTCGCCGCATGTAGACCGATGACGGGAGTTCTGGTGCAGGTCGCCATATGGGCAGGTCCTGAATCGGGGGATACAAGTGCTGCGGACTGGCTCAGCAAGGCCAGCATGCGCTTGATGGTGTCACGGCCGATCAGATCCACAGGTCTGGTTGTGCACTTGTCAAGAATCGCATCGCCCATGGTGCGTTCAAGCTCACTGGGGCCACCACAGAGCACTACCTGCATGCCGTACTTGTCGGCGACATGGTTTGCGATTCCCGCATATCCCTCAGCGTTCCAATTGCGCAATGCATGACTGGAACAGGGGCTGATCAGAAATGAGGGGCGGCCTCCCAGCTGTTCCCGGGCCCAGTCCAGATCAGATTCAGGAATGGGCACAGACCAGTCCAGTTCAGCGGGTGCTGCTCCGAGACTATCGGCAAAGCTCTGGAAAGCATCGACGACATGCTGGCCACTTTGAGCCGGTATGCGTCGATTGACAAACAAGCCATGCAAATCCCGAGAACGTGCCGTGTCGTACCCGATACGTAAGGGTGAGCGAACCAGGGTGCTGATGATGTTGGCTCGCAGAGAGACCTGGATATGCAGCAGAGCATCAAATTTTCTGCCCCGTAATTGCTTGTGCAACTGGAGCAGACCACGCCACCCGGATTTCTTGTTGAATGTGATGAACTCCACACTCGGCATGTCGTGAACCAGTTTGTGTTCAAAAGCACCAATGATCCAGGTCAATTGGGTATCTGGCCAGGCTTTTTGCAGCCGATTGACCAATGCCACTCCATGGGTGACGTCCCCCAGAGCTGACAGTCTGAGTATGCAGATGCTGCTCGGGGGCGTTTGCCCGGCCTGAGGGGCTTCAGCTGGGGTTGCAAACTCTGCGGAGCCCGACTCTGCGGAATCCGACTCAGCGGGCATTGACCCAGTAGGCTCCGGCAAATTCTGATCTGCATTCATCGCTTGGCCCTGCCTGTTTCGATCTTCTCCATCCTGGTGAGCGTCCACAGGCCGGCGTATTTATTGAAACTGTTTTGAGCGTAGGAGACGGCCGTAAGAAAGCCTATGCTCCCGTCAAGAAAGCCACCTCTGATGAAAAAGATGAGTATGAATGTCCAGAGGCCTCTTAAAACGGCCCCTGTAAGGCTGTGGCAACGCCGCCCCTTGCGAAAGTATTTCTGACTTCCCAGCCAGGCATACTCGACACTCTTGTGTTGTGCATGTCCATAGTTGCGATGAGTGAAATGCAATAGTCGACCCTTTAAGGTGATAGTGCGACCACTGGCGTGCAGCATTTTTTCATGGACTTCATCGTTGCTGAAGAATGTTCCTTCGCGCCACGTCATCCGCAACGGGGAGCGGGCACTACGACCGTAATCCAGTCGCTTTTCATAGATGGTGACTCCCCATTTCATTTTTACAGCGACAACGTCCTGCCTGTCGCGGG is a window encoding:
- a CDS encoding DUF6165 family protein, giving the protein MSQILIPVSLGELIDKITILEIKSERISDPAKLANVKTELAQLNQVSVLDQELLANIAELRSNLKAVNSDLWDIEDRIRIKESLAEFDQEFIELARSVYVRNDDRAAFKRSISIEQGYELVEEKSYADYRRVETKD
- a CDS encoding glycosyltransferase family 9 protein; this translates as MPAESDSAESGSAEFATPAEAPQAGQTPPSSICILRLSALGDVTHGVALVNRLQKAWPDTQLTWIIGAFEHKLVHDMPSVEFITFNKKSGWRGLLQLHKQLRGRKFDALLHIQVSLRANIISTLVRSPLRIGYDTARSRDLHGLFVNRRIPAQSGQHVVDAFQSFADSLGAAPAELDWSVPIPESDLDWAREQLGGRPSFLISPCSSHALRNWNAEGYAGIANHVADKYGMQVVLCGGPSELERTMGDAILDKCTTRPVDLIGRDTIKRMLALLSQSAALVSPDSGPAHMATCTRTPVIGLHAASNPKRSGPYLSRQWCVDAYNEACQKFLNRTAEQVSWGTKVEKPGAMDLVSLEAVIDRIDALAHAHGWPGGENQ
- a CDS encoding glycosyltransferase family 2 protein, whose translation is MNHQYSLSVTIITKNEADRIERCLESVKDLANEIIVFDSGSTDATLDIVRRYTDKIWQTDWPGYGLQKQRALEQAQYDWVLAIDADEALDEELQNSLKEFLSRDRQDVVAVKMKWGVTIYEKRLDYGRSARSPLRMTWREGTFFSNDEVHEKMLHASGRTITLKGRLLHFTHRNYGHAQHKSVEYAWLGSQKYFRKGRRCHSLTGAVLRGLWTFILIFFIRGGFLDGSIGFLTAVSYAQNSFNKYAGLWTLTRMEKIETGRAKR